A stretch of Parvimonas micra DNA encodes these proteins:
- a CDS encoding sulfate/molybdate ABC transporter ATP-binding protein produces the protein MIYVDIEKNFGKFNLKTKFEFDNEVMGLLGASGSGKSLTLKCIAGIEKPDKGRIVLNDRVLFDSEKKINVSPKDRKIGYLFQDNALFPNMNVYENIKVGIREGENFDKLIMEKLEEMRISHLKDKKINEISGGEKQRVALARLLINKPEIILLDEPFSALDDYLKWKIELEVSEILRKYKIPTILVSHSREEVYRLCNEICVMSKGKSEELMKKKELFKNPKTFSSCLISGCKNFSEIEKISENRLRAKDWNVELETSDMILENHKVLGVRAHFIEFIKSEKNSFEVEIDKVIEDVFTFIILVRKKGARKSIRVEVTKDIWKKVEHEKNLFITLRKEDLILLEAENN, from the coding sequence ATGATTTATGTTGATATTGAAAAAAATTTCGGAAAATTTAATTTAAAAACGAAATTTGAATTTGACAATGAAGTAATGGGACTTTTAGGAGCATCAGGAAGTGGAAAAAGTCTTACTTTAAAATGTATTGCAGGAATTGAAAAACCCGATAAAGGAAGAATTGTATTAAATGATAGAGTTCTATTCGACTCTGAAAAAAAGATAAATGTTTCTCCAAAAGACAGAAAAATAGGTTATTTATTTCAAGACAATGCCCTTTTTCCTAATATGAATGTCTATGAAAATATTAAAGTGGGTATAAGAGAAGGAGAAAATTTTGATAAATTAATTATGGAAAAACTTGAAGAAATGAGGATTTCCCATTTAAAAGATAAAAAAATAAATGAAATTTCTGGTGGAGAAAAACAGAGAGTTGCTCTTGCGAGATTACTTATAAATAAACCGGAAATTATCCTTTTAGATGAACCTTTTTCTGCATTAGACGACTATTTAAAATGGAAAATAGAATTGGAAGTTTCTGAAATTTTAAGAAAATACAAAATTCCTACAATTCTAGTTTCACATAGTAGAGAGGAAGTCTATAGGCTTTGCAATGAAATTTGTGTAATGTCAAAGGGAAAAAGCGAAGAGCTTATGAAAAAGAAAGAACTTTTTAAAAATCCAAAAACTTTTTCATCCTGTCTTATTTCCGGTTGTAAAAACTTTTCTGAAATTGAAAAGATTTCTGAAAACAGACTTAGAGCAAAGGACTGGAATGTTGAGCTTGAAACTAGCGATATGATTTTAGAAAATCATAAAGTTTTAGGAGTTCGTGCTCACTTTATCGAATTTATAAAATCAGAAAAAAACTCATTTGAAGTTGAAATCGACAAGGTTATTGAGGATGTTTTTACTTTTATAATCCTAGTTCGTAAAAAAGGTGCAAGAAAATCCATAAGAGTTGAAGTAACTAAAGACATTTGG